CTTATCTAAATCACGCTTACTCGCATAAATAACACCTAATAAATTTTCAATTTCAGGGTTATCCTCATTTAATTTATATACACGATTTACTGTATCTAAAGCCGGCTCTAGCATCCCACATTCTAATTGCGCATTTGCTTCAATTAAAAATGAAGAAATACTTCTAGAATCGTCATCCTCATTAAGATATTGGATAGCAAAAAGAGCTGAATCAGGGTCTCCAGAATCTAAATAGGCTTGTGCCAGTTTTTCACGAGTATAGGGGTCTTCTGATACTTTTAACTGGTTCTTATAAAAAATAATTAAATCTGAATAATTGTTTGTTTTAATAAGAATTTTCTCTTTTGTCTCTTCAGTATCAGGACTAGATGAACACCCAACTAACGTAACAAAAAGTAAGCCTATTACTATTTTTTTAATATACACCTGTCATCATCCTCATTACTCCTGGAGCAGCAATTAATATCACGACGGGGATCATGATAAATAAAATAAGTGGTACCGACATTTTAGCCGCGAGTTTCCCCACTTTTTCTTCTAATGAAAGTAAGCGAACACTACGAATATCAGCAGCTAATGTATTTAATATTTCATATATCGAACTACCATAATGTAAGCTTTGTTTTAACGTCATAACAAAACTTCGCATTTCGTTAGTCGGCACCCGTACATAAAGTTCATCTAGAGCTGGCTCTAACCCAACAATATTGGCTCTATCATTCGTTCTTGCAATCATATGAGCTAAGTCTTTATCAAACCCTTGCATTTCTTTAGCAAGGTAGCTTAATGATGATTCGATCGTCATTCCGGTATGTACACACATTGCTAGCAAATCTAATAAATACGGTAATTGGCCAGACAGTTTTTCTTCCAATGCTTTTTTTCTTGAACTTAATATGGCATCAGGAATAGAAATACACACAACTAACCAAATACACATTAATGCAACTTGTGTTGTCATTGAGGAATCGTTACCTAGTAATAAATAAATTATCCCCGAGCCAATAGCTGCAGATAAATATTTAACTGGCATATATAAATGAGCGTATTTTGATTCATATAACCCCGCAGAATAGAACTTCCGTTCAATACTGTCCGCATCATTCGAAGCAACACTAGGTAAAAATCGCTCTACTTTATCAAATACATTATCATCTTTATTAAATTCTTTATGCTTTGCTAAATATTTACCTAATAATTTACGCTGTAATAATACTTGGACTAACAGCCATAAAAATAAAGAGATACCGGTAAATATTGAAACTAACTCAATAAATAATATTGTTTGTGAATTCATTATGCGCGAACTCCTCTCATTAATAACCATATAATGAGTATTCCAATACTTTCACTGATTAACACATAATACAATATTGGTCTTCCCGCAGGATTAAACATCACAAATTCATAGTTTTCTGGACTGAGGTATTGCAACATAAACAAGAAAATAAACGGAATTGCTGCGACTATTTTTGCTGATGCTCTAGCCTCAGAAGTTAGCGCTAGTTTTTTCTTTTCAATAGCTCTTGCACCGAACATCAATCTATTTAAGCGTTTCATCACCTCTTTTAACTGTCCGCCACGTTGCATACTGGTTCGCAAGGTAATAATAAAAAATTGAAATGATGGATATGGGAATCGTTCACAAGACTTTCGAAAAACAGTATCTGGAGACTCTCCCAGTTGTAGCTGCTCCCCCATTCTTTTGAATTCTTTCCCAACCTTTCCATCTAACGAGCGACCAACAAACACCACGGCCTGCATAATGCCTTCACCAGCACTCACCGCACTGGACATCATATTTAATGCATCAGGAAATGATTCTTCAAATCGATTTTTTTCTCGTTTTCTTAGCCATACAACACCAAAAATCAAACCGATAATCTCTGTAATTGTAACAATAATTATTGGATTAGCCTGAAGAAAACTTTTATTTATATATATCCCAAGAACAATTAAAAATGCACAATAAACTGGTATTTTAATGTTCGCTAGAGAATCAATTTGTTGATAAGTATTATTAAAAAAACGAAGCAATGCTTGTTTTAATGTTTCATCAGACAATGATTCTAATTTTACTGCCTGCTTATCTTCGTCATTTGATAAATCAGAACTTGAAAAATTACTACCTTTTAAATATTCATGATGTTTTTTGCTCTGAGGCATTAACAAATAAAAAATAAGCAAAATACCAATAGCTAATGCAATAAAATAAATCATATCGCCTCATCAAATTTATTAAATACTGCTTTCAATTGTTGCTCTAACCCAAAGAATCGAGCTTTTTCAACCAGCACAGATCGTTGCATTAAACCAGTTGTAGAGTAATTACCTATAATTTTACCTTCAGGAGTATTCTGACCTGTTGATTCAAATTTATAGAGTTCTTCTAATACAACGTTATTACCTTCAAGACCGATAACTTCTGTAATGCTCATTACTTTACGGCTTCCATCATGTAATCGGCTGATTTGAATTACGATATCAACGGCGCTCACGATGGTTCGACGAATGGCTTCTAATGGTAAATTGTTACTTGCCATCATCACCATTGCCTCTACACGAGCCATTGCATCACGCGGTGTATTCGCATGGAGCGTTGACATTGAACCATCATGACCGGTATTCATTGCTTGAAGCATTTGAAAAGCTTCGCCACCACGACACTCACCAACAATTATTCGGTCAGGACGCATACGTAAGGCATTAATAACAAGGTCTTGCTGAGTAATTGCACCATTACCTTCAATACCTGAATTTCGAGTTTCTAATCTCACTACATGCGGTTGAAGTAATTTCAGTTCAGCTGCATCTTCTATTGTTACGATACGCTCTTTTTCTGAAATATATTGCGATAACGCATTAAGCATTGTCGTCTTACCAGAACCCGTACCACCCGATATTAAAATATTCAAACGACAACGTGATGCGATCATTAATAACTGCGCCATTTCTGGACTCAACGCACCAAATTCAGTTAATTTCTCTAATCCTATACTGTCTTTTTTAAATTTACGTATAGACATAGAAGTTCCATCAATCGCAATTGGTGGGATAACAATATTTACACGACTACCATCAGCTAAACGCGCATCACAAGTTGGCGATGAATCATCAACACGTCGTCCAACTTGAGAAGCAACACGCTTAGCAATATGCAGTAATTGTTCTTCATCAATGAAGCTGACCGGTGCGACTTCAACTAAACCTCCTCGTTCGATAAAAATCTTATCGTGTCCATTAATCATAATGTCACTAATAGATTCATCTTCCATTAATACCTGAAGAGGTCCAAGACCTTGCAATTCATTTACTAGACTTGTTACGTATTCAGCTCGTACAATTGTACTTACTGGCCATTCATGGCGTTCAATTAACAGATCTATCGCATTACTTAATTGATTATGTAGCTGCTCTTTACTTAATGAATTAACCGTTTCTGCATCTAATACATCAAAAATTTGAGCTCGAATTTCGATATAAATTGATTTATTTTGGTCCATATTTATAACCTTTTAATTAAACGCTTAAGTAAACTTGATCTCTTGATTTCTTCTTCACCAAGCAATAAAGCAGTAATACGATTTAAACTTTGAGCAATTTCTATATCTTTTGTATAAATACTGTCTCTATGTAATAAATACGTACCTAACTTAGGTTCAAATGGACAAATCACATCTATATTTTTATTAATATACTTTTCTACTTCTTGTGACTCTATTGTTGAGTATTTTTCAGGTTTAGTATGATTAACAACCACAATCACGCGGATTGGAAGGTTCTTTTCTTTAATTGTATTAACGACTAAAGCGGCTTCTCGTAAACTCGATACCGTTTGATCCGCAACAAGAACCACAGCATCAACATCAGCTGATTTAGTTAGATAACTGAGTTTCTCGCTCGCCGAACCAGAAAGGTCTTCAATGATAAAATTAGCTTGAAGCGCAAGTTGCGAAGTCAGTACACTGATGTATTCTTTCATTTCTTCAATTGAAAAACTGTCAGATTCAATTGAGAGTAATGAAAGCATATCATTCAACTTAGTGACCATATTGGTAGCGTAATCAACATCCAAATTAGAAAGAAGCATACCTTGGGTTAGCTTTCGTCTTTTAAAGTGTTTCATACCAAGCATAATATCTAAGTTGCCGCCTCGAATATTATGATCAACAACAACACACGAACTATTGCGGCTACCAGATAATTCTTTACTAAGCTCTGCTGCAATAAACGAAGTTCCAACTCCACCTTTAGCACCTAGCACAGCAATTTTCTTT
The window above is part of the Aliivibrio fischeri ATCC 7744 = JCM 18803 = DSM 507 genome. Proteins encoded here:
- a CDS encoding tetratricopeptide repeat protein, yielding MYIKKIVIGLLFVTLVGCSSSPDTEETKEKILIKTNNYSDLIIFYKNQLKVSEDPYTREKLAQAYLDSGDPDSALFAIQYLNEDDDSRSISSFLIEANAQLECGMLEPALDTVNRVYKLNEDNPEIENLLGVIYASKRDLDKSRHYFNLARKHLYSDITIKNNLAILNIIEGKYDQAVKLLLPIYMSNKNDALVQANLMLAMAKAGDLEFMEKVLSPQFSKQEIERRYSILKNTESHRDDTNLFGAD
- a CDS encoding type II secretion system F family protein, with protein sequence MNSQTILFIELVSIFTGISLFLWLLVQVLLQRKLLGKYLAKHKEFNKDDNVFDKVERFLPSVASNDADSIERKFYSAGLYESKYAHLYMPVKYLSAAIGSGIIYLLLGNDSSMTTQVALMCIWLVVCISIPDAILSSRKKALEEKLSGQLPYLLDLLAMCVHTGMTIESSLSYLAKEMQGFDKDLAHMIARTNDRANIVGLEPALDELYVRVPTNEMRSFVMTLKQSLHYGSSIYEILNTLAADIRSVRLLSLEEKVGKLAAKMSVPLILFIMIPVVILIAAPGVMRMMTGVY
- a CDS encoding type II secretion system F family protein codes for the protein MIYFIALAIGILLIFYLLMPQSKKHHEYLKGSNFSSSDLSNDEDKQAVKLESLSDETLKQALLRFFNNTYQQIDSLANIKIPVYCAFLIVLGIYINKSFLQANPIIIVTITEIIGLIFGVVWLRKREKNRFEESFPDALNMMSSAVSAGEGIMQAVVFVGRSLDGKVGKEFKRMGEQLQLGESPDTVFRKSCERFPYPSFQFFIITLRTSMQRGGQLKEVMKRLNRLMFGARAIEKKKLALTSEARASAKIVAAIPFIFLFMLQYLSPENYEFVMFNPAGRPILYYVLISESIGILIIWLLMRGVRA
- a CDS encoding CpaF family protein, giving the protein MDQNKSIYIEIRAQIFDVLDAETVNSLSKEQLHNQLSNAIDLLIERHEWPVSTIVRAEYVTSLVNELQGLGPLQVLMEDESISDIMINGHDKIFIERGGLVEVAPVSFIDEEQLLHIAKRVASQVGRRVDDSSPTCDARLADGSRVNIVIPPIAIDGTSMSIRKFKKDSIGLEKLTEFGALSPEMAQLLMIASRCRLNILISGGTGSGKTTMLNALSQYISEKERIVTIEDAAELKLLQPHVVRLETRNSGIEGNGAITQQDLVINALRMRPDRIIVGECRGGEAFQMLQAMNTGHDGSMSTLHANTPRDAMARVEAMVMMASNNLPLEAIRRTIVSAVDIVIQISRLHDGSRKVMSITEVIGLEGNNVVLEELYKFESTGQNTPEGKIIGNYSTTGLMQRSVLVEKARFFGLEQQLKAVFNKFDEAI
- a CDS encoding AAA family ATPase, which encodes MFDLSNSMNLPVNKKQNLELVLFHQTDEYRQLIEEVFRFEGVSEPLVLDNNEEVVAQHARKYPNHIIMIELNNSHHVVNDIERISHLLPNNAPVIVLGKENSISVIRALKDMGYYYLFCPATKTELFDFVSEINEKNMKKELGSTTRKAKKIAVLGAKGGVGTSFIAAELSKELSGSRNSSCVVVDHNIRGGNLDIMLGMKHFKRRKLTQGMLLSNLDVDYATNMVTKLNDMLSLLSIESDSFSIEEMKEYISVLTSQLALQANFIIEDLSGSASEKLSYLTKSADVDAVVLVADQTVSSLREAALVVNTIKEKNLPIRVIVVVNHTKPEKYSTIESQEVEKYINKNIDVICPFEPKLGTYLLHRDSIYTKDIEIAQSLNRITALLLGEEEIKRSSLLKRLIKRL